A window of Castanea sativa cultivar Marrone di Chiusa Pesio chromosome 8, ASM4071231v1 genomic DNA:
TGGCCGAGGGAGATCCAACGGCTCCGCTTCTGGGCCATCTTCTTCATCTGCTGGAGCCTCCTTTCTCTGACCGCCTCCAGATCGTGTGTTAGACGAGGTCGGAGGGGACTGGGTTGGAACAGTGAGTGCTGCTGATCGGCGGGTGGGGCTGCTGAGGATCTAGtcatttctgtttttttttttttttttttttacagatttttctttttttttaattctgaaatttataaaaaataaaaaataaaaaataaaaaagggtaaaatGGTCATTTCTCAGTGAGTTTAACGGTTATCTTAACTGAGTTTTAATAGAAGCCtagattgacaaaaattgaaagttagaggactgaaatgaaaaatgttgaaagttagatggtcagttttgcatttttgccttgtttttattgattttttgaaacCCATTACATGTCAGGATTTAGATCTTTGACAATAGGCTGCATAACTTGTATGCgattgaaaatttaaactttttgcCTTTTTTATTGGCTTCGACAATTTGGAGCTAGTGCAGGAACAAAATACCCCGTAAGATATAAGATTCCAACAGTTACAAAGAAGCCAGTTGAATACCCAAACCCCAGTCCTTCCAATAAGAACCATGTCTTCTTACTCTCATACTTTGATGGTTTCATCGGAGGTAGTTCTTTTGAACATGGCACCTGAATTTGCATTCCACACAAATCACTATTGTTGGCAAAAATGTTTGGATCATTCATTGTGTCCATTTGGCCACCACTTGGAATCTTACCTGTGAACTCATTATTACTCACATCCAAAACAGACAATTGTTGCAACTTTACTAGTGATTGGGGAATTATGCCTGATAGTTTGTTATGTGACAAGTCTAGACTCTCTACACTCTCTAAATCACCAAGGGTTACTGGTACCTTACCAAAGAAGACGTTATGTGAGATGTTGAGAATCTTTAGACCCTTCAATCTGCCTAATGATGCTGGGATTTCACCAGAAAGTTGGTTCATTGACAAGTCTAAGAAAGTGTAGAGCTCAAGGTTGTGTCTCGAGAGACCCTGCTTCGACTTTTTCCAATTTACTATCAGATCATTAAACTCGATCGAGAATGAGAAAATATCAGGgagtgatgaaaatttttcttGTGTTTCAATCATACCAATAAGATTTCCAAACTTTGTAGGTATATTGCCAACAAGATGGTTGTTTGAGAGGTCAAGAATCCTAAGACTACTAAGATTGGAAATACCATCAGGAATAGAACCTTGGAGTGTGGTATTTCGTAAATTTAGGACTTGAAGGGTTGAGATTTGGCTAATAAACTCTGGGAATTCACCTTGGATTTTATTATCATGGATATCTAGGTGTTCAAGCTGGCTCATACTAGTCAAGTTTCTAGGGAAGCTTCCAGTAAACTTATTTTGTCCTAATGCAAGAATTCTAGTTTCTTGGGAAAATTTTGTTGGAATTTCTCCAGAGAATTCATTGGAAGAAAAGTCAATGAATCCAAGTAATACATTGGAGCTAAAATCTGGTAAGTTTCCAGAAAATCTATTGCTTGACAAGTCTAGTAATAGGAGCCGATAAATATTGGAGATAGATTGAGGTACCTTCCCTGAAAAATGGTTACCAGCCAACATGAGAATCATGATTGCAGAAGCATTACCAATATTGTTTGGCAGTTCTCCAGAAAAGTTGTTCCGAGATAGGGAAAGAACTGATAAACTTCGAGATCTGAAGAGAGGAGGTGGCAAAGAACCTGTAAAATTGTTATCTGATAGAATTATACTTCCAACTTCCATTTCAACAAGCCATTGTGGGAACAAACCTTCTAGCTTGTTCCTACTCAAGTCCAAAAATTCAAGAGTCTTTTGTTTGGAAATCCAATATGGGATTTCTCCTGAAAGACCACAAGACTTCATAGACAATTGAGATAGCATACACTTTGGCACTATCTTTGCGTTGCTATTCCAAGTTAGATAATTCCCTCCAAGAAAAAGACGCTTCATGCCCTTGATATTAAACAACCAAGATGGAATTTCTCCACTGAGAAAGTTATTTTCCAACTGAAGTGTTTCTAACTTCGTCAATTTCTGTATGGATGATGGAATTTTACCTGTCAACTTGTTGTTGCTCAAAGCCAAAGTAGTTATGTTGGACAGATTGCCAATAAAAGAAGGAATCTCCATTGACAAGAAATTGTCCCTCAAGTCCAATTCTTCCAAATTCTTCAAATCCAAAATTGAAGACGgaatttcaccaaaaaaattGTTGCTGCGAAAATACAATCGCTGCAACTTTGTCATGTTCCCTATCTCCTTAGGGATATTTCCACCAAGAAAATTTGCATCCAGCTTCAATACCCTCAAGTTTTGAAGAGAGCCCACTTCCCCACTAAGATTGCCGTGGAATGAATTGCTACTTAAATCAAGATATTGAAGGTACCTCAAGTGAAAAACTTGAGAGGGAATGGAACCATCAAAGAGATTATTCTTCAAGTCAAGATAAACCAATTTGCTCAAATTGGTAAAGCTGTTGCCTGGCAATTCTCCTTGTATGTAATTTGAGGACATGTCAAGCAGTTTCAAGCTTCTAATGCGAAAGAGTGGAGTCAAGACGGTGGAAGCCACCACAATGGGCTCCATAGATTGCATGAAGACTAGGGAGTCAAGATATAGACCAATCACAACCCTAGAATGAAAGCCAGTACTGCAAATGACTCTGTCCCAGTTGCAACAATTTGAGCTGGAATTCCATGACTCTAACTCAAACAATAAGCTTTCTAATGAAGAAGAACTAGTAGTTTTAATGAGAGAAGATTTAAACTGGAGAAGGGCTTGTTTTTGATCTTCAGGACAACAAAGAGAAGGGGTGAAAAAGATGAGAAATGCTAGTAGCAGGCTGAGTTTGGCCattgttgtttttctttgatCGTTGTGGGATGGTTGTGAGAAGTGTGGAGAAGTAGTGTGATATATAAAAAGAGGTTCACATGCTGCACCACTTATCGTGGTGTACTCAAAAGTCATAGTTAATGGGCAAGTAGCCATAGGCTTGGCACCACTTTTCGTGGTGTACTCAAAAGTCTTAGTCAATGGGTCAATAGCATAGCTTTTGGAAAATCTGTTGGAAAGAAAAGGGAGTCTAGAAGACACTTAGGCTTGGCACCACTTTTCGTGGTGTACTCAAAAGTCTTAGTCAATGGGTCAATAGCATAGCTTTTGGAAAATCTGTTGGAAAGAAAAGGGAGTCTAGAAGACACTTCGGCTTGTTCGGTATCTCTTtccaattctaaatttttaacttttggataattttttaggggtataataataaatataaattatacaatattttaaacaaaagattaaataaatatatcgattgatatattttgatatataaagttttataaTTGCTTTCTATGATTTTTTGTACTTCGAAATTATTGtatgatatatttattattaatccTACTAATTACATATGTTTCAATATACATAGTCAAGCAATCATTCATTAACTAATTTctcatttgatttatttatttaatatttccTAAGATCTAAATGAGCTTTTTCTAAGGTTTAAGTGTTTGTTTGGGAACAGCTTATTTatctaaaactgaaaacattttgctgaaagtactataaataaaactaaaaagtagCTGAAACAATACAGTAGGatctataaatagtaccaaaaaaacGTAATAGAGTCCATGAATAATGgcgaaaataagctaaatagtaaaaaaaaaatctaattttttaagtcaatgccaaatgcacactaggattaacaaattttacttttgttgttgggctaactaaaatttttttcccagattttagatcaaattgatttattattgAGATTTTTCTTTGGATTTAAAAAAGTCAAGATATTGTTAAGATGATTATATTCAAGTTTATTTCAGTTGGATTTAAGATTAgggtgttcaaatttttatttcaagcatccaaacaagaaaaataaaattttatatatattttttttttttggtttttgggttcaATTCAGGGGTTCAGTTGAACCCCTGGGCTCCAAGTGGAGCCACCCCTCTTCTGGtcttattctttaaaaataaaaccaaaaggAAACCTACTAAAAGTCATATtggcttttctttttcccctgtGAAATGAGTTTACCAAAATTTTGACTTTACTaatgttttacaaaaaaaaagtttggtaaGTAGCCATAGGCCCGACGCTTTTGGAAAATCTATTGGAAAGAAAAGAGTGTCTGAAAGGCACTTTGGCTTGTCTGGTATCTCTTTCCATGGAATGagattattcaaaaaatttacttctggtcttgtttttaaaatataatactaAAAGGAAAGATATTGAAAGTCATAAAAGctttgttgggttaaaatagaTTGACCAcgattaattaatataatttccCAAATTGATAATTAGgttaaattacatgcaaattgtGGAAGCactaacaaatcaccaaataaactaacatgcagcagaaaataaaaaacacagtGATTTATTGACAAATTGGGAGAACTTCTCGTAAGGCAAAAACTTCACCGGGTAAATTttaggtcaccactcccaaaaatcCACTAATTAAGAACAAGtagttataaatataaataatcttaccactaccctaGACTATCTcaaaataccaacttacagttgaacctttactccaatacccaattggagtTGATCATGTAGTAGATTCTTCACTTTGCACAAATTTTCAATCTGTGACTAGTTTGCACAAATTTCCCTAGGCCCGTAGCTTTTGGAAAATCTATTGGAAAGAAAAGAGTGTCTAGAAAGCACTTTGGCTTGTCTGGTATCTCTTTCCATTGAGtgaaattattcaaaatttttactTCTGgtcttgttttttaaaaataatactaaaaggAAAGATACTAAAAGTCATATTGGCTTTGTTGGGTTAAATTAGATTGGCCAcgattaattaatataattactcaagttgattaattaggttaaattacatgcaaattgtGAAGACATtaataaatcaccaaataaactaacatgcagcaaaaaataaataaaatggtgatttgttgacaaattgGGAAAATCTCTCACAAGGTAAAAACTCCCCCGGATGAATTtcaggtcaccactcccaagaatccactaattaAGAACAAGAggttataaatataaataatcttACCACTATCCTAgactatcccaaaataccaacttaTTGTTGAACCTTTTCTCCagtatccaattggacttgatcgtGTAGTAGATTTCTTCACATTGCGCAAATTTCCAATctatgactaactcctttgcacaaatttcCCTAGGCTCGTAGCTTTTGGAAAATCTGTTGGAAAGAAAAGAGTGTCTGGAAGGCACTTTGGCTTGTCTGGTATCTCTTTCCATGGAGTGGGATTATTCAAAAATTTACTATTGGtcttattctttaaaaataatactaaaaggAAAGACACTAAAAGTCATATTGGctttgttgggttaaaatagaTTGACcatgattaattaggtcaaactACATGCAAATTGTGAAGGCACTAACAAATCACCTAATAAACTAACATGCAGCAGAAAATATATAACACGGTAATTTTTTGACGAATTGGAAAAATCTCTtgcaaggcaaaaactccaccaggtgaatttcagatcaccactctcaagaattcACTTATTACGAACAACggttataaatataaataatctttCCACACCCCAAACTATCTCAAAATACCTACCTACAGTTGAATATttgctccaatacccaattggacttgatcgtGTAGTAGATTTTTTTACTTTGCACAAAATTTCAATCTGTGACTAActcttttgcacaaattttccTAGGCTCGTAGCTTTTGGAAAAtctattgaaaagaaaagagtgtCTGGAAGGCACTTTGGCTTGTCTAGTATCTCTTTCCATGGAGTGAgattattcaaaaattttacttctagtcttattctttaaaataaaaccaaaaggAAAGATACTGAAAGTCATATTGGTTTTACTGGGTTAAAATAGATTGACCAcgattaattaatataattaccCATATTGATTActtaggtcaaattacatgcaaattgtGAAGGCACTAACAAATCACCTAATAAACTAACATGCAGCAGAAAATATATAACACGGTAATTTTTTGACGAATTGGAAAAATCTCTCGCAAGggaaaaactccaccgggtgaatttcagatcaccactcccaagaatccacttaTTACGAACAATggttataaatataaataatctttCCACTACCCCAGACTATCTCAAAATACATACCTACAGTTGAACATttgctccaatacccaattggacttgattgTGTAGTAGATTTTTTTACTTTGCACAAAATTTTAATCTGTGACTAActcttttgcacaaattttccTAGGCTCGTAGCTTTTGGAAAATCTATTGGAAAGAAAAGAGTGTCTGGAAGGCACTTTGGCTTGTCTAGTATCTCTTTCCATGAAGTGTgattattcaaaaattttacttctagtcttattctttaaaataaaaccaaaaggAAAGATACTGAAAGTCATATTGGTTTTACTGGGTTAAAATAGATTGACCAcgattaattaatataattaccCATATTGATTActtaggtcaaattacatgcaaattgcGAAGGCACTAACAAATCACCTAATAAACTAACATGCAGCAGAAAATATATAACACGGTAATTTTTTGACGAATTGGAAAAATCTCTtgcaaggcaaaaactccaccgggtgaattttagatcaccactcccaagaattcactTATTACGAACAACggttataaatataaataatctttCCACTACCCCAGACTATCTCAAAATATctacctacagttgaacctttgctccaatacccaattggatttgATCGTGtaatagatttttttacttTGCACAAAATTTCAATCTGTGACTAActcttttgcacaaattttccTAGGCTCGTAGCTTTTGGAAAATCTATTGGAAAGAAAAGAGTGTCTGGAAGGCACTTTGGCTTGTCTAGTATCTCTTTCCATGGAGTGAgattattcaaaaattttacttctagtcttattctttaaaataaaaccaaaaggAAAGATACTGAAAGTCATATTGGTTTTACTGGGTTAAAATAGATTGACCAcgattaattaatataattaccCATATTGATTActtaggtcaaattacatgcaaattgtGAAGGCACTAACAAATCACCTAATAAACTAACATGCAGCAGAAAATATATAACACGGTAATTTTTTGACGAATTGGAAAAATCTCtcgcaaggcaaaaactccaccgggtgaatttcagatcaccactcccaagaatccacttaTTACGAACAACggttataaatataaataatctttCCACTACCCCAGACTATCTCAAAATACCTACCTACAGTTGAACATttgctccaatacccaattggacttgatcctATAGTAGATTTTTTTACTTTGCACAAAATTTCAATCTGTGACTAActcttttgcacaaattttccTAGGCTCGTAGCTTTTGGAAAATCTATTGGAAAGAAAAGAGTGTCTGGAAGGCACTTTGGCTTGTCCAATATCTCTTTCCATGGAGTGAgattattcaaaaattttacttctagtcttattctttaaaataaaaccaaaaggAAAGATACTGAAAGTCATATTGGTTTTACTGGGTTAAAATAGATTGACCAcgattaattaatataattaccCATATTGATTActtaggtcaaattacatgcaaattgtGAAGGTACTAACAAATCACCTAATAAACTAACATGCAGCAGAAAACATATAACACGGTAATTTTTTGACGAATTGGAAAAATCTCtcgcaaggcaaaaactccaccgggtgaatttcaaatcaccactcctaagaatgCACTTATTACGAACAATggttataaatataaataatcttaccactaccctagactatcccaaaataccaacctatagttgaacatttgctccaatacccaattagacttgatcgTTTAGTAGATTTCTTCATTTTGTACAAATTTACAATCTGTGACTAActcttttgcacaaattttccTAGGCTCGTAGTTTTTGGAAAATCTGTTGGAAAGAAAAGAGTGTTGGAAGGCACTTTGGCTTGTCTGGTATCTCTTTCCATGGAGTGagattattcaaaaaatttacttctggtcttattctttaaaaataaaaccgaAAGGAAAGATACTGAAAGTAATATTCGCTTTTCTCTTTCGTGTGAAATGAGTTTatcaaaattttgactttttccTCCCTTTTGTTTAAAGAGAGTGTATTATTACTTTACTATTGttttacaaatgaaaaaaaaaaaaaaaaaaaaaaaaaaaaaaaaaaaaaaaaaaaagaagaagaagaagaagaataagaagaagaagaagaaggtgtaACTCTTGAGAGTGATTATGGAGCAACAAACGTTATTGTATCCGTTGTTAGATGTTACTGCTAAATGTATTTATATTAGTTGTACACTTACTCCAATTGATTGAGGCTTCTTCATATATCAATTTTTGTAATCAGAGATGTTTGGATTAAGAAATGTTGTAAGTTTGCTGCCTATGAAgctgctatttttttttttttttaacatgtgtATTTTATCTTTAGATTAAAATACGATTTTGTTGATCAATTTCTATAAGTGAAAGAGTCCTGAATCAGGATAACAAGCAGGTTGCTAATGCATTATAGGACAACATGTTGACCATGATTAATTGAAACCCATCCTTGGAGACAGTAACACATTTCGGGAAAATTTTTAATAGGTTTCCTCCGAAAAGTCTTCATTATTCTAACAGATTGCTTATCACAAAAAGATTTCCTCAATGAAAATGAATATAGGACTAAACAAAGAGTATAGAATTgcttaaaaatttgaaaaatgtgcCATAAACACACCGTTAATTGTATTAAATTAAAGCTAAAGTAAATGAGTAGTTTGTAACCAAAACTATGGCTGCATTGCTACTACCCTCCATATATATGCTATCATGGATCAAAGACTAATAGCTAAGGTTCTTAGCCAGAAAATTCCAAATAGTATTGCAatataggtccttaaaaaaacaaaacaaaaacaaaataaaaaaaccaaaatgtaTTGTTTTGTCATGATTAACAACATAGGTCCTTAAACACTTATATTTTAAGCTACTTGGACTCTATATATCTCAATTCCACCAAGGGAAGCTCATTTTGTGATTCTCTTCAGCCACATATAcctaaagtagaaaaaaaaaatgtataagtaaatttgaaacaaaagatatatattattacaatcaaaattataaaaaaaaaaaaaaaaaaaaaagactagaaaaatgaaatgaaaaaactcACTTTATGCTAAGTCATCATTATTATTGGCATCAAACGCTGTCATGTTTTCTTTTGCGTTGCCCTTCATTGCAACATACATAAATACAACTTGTTATATTATCACTAATAGATGGTCTTTTATTGGTACAAACACGGATTCCAAAACCGTCTTTTTTGCAAACTCTTTCTAAAAAGTTTCAACACCATTGAGGGAGTCAAATTGCATTCCAACATATGGCTTGGATTTCAACTCACAAGCACCAAAATCTTCAAGTGGTAACTCTTGCTCTAATAACTCTAGATTGTTTGGGGCATCATATAACTCTTCACACTCCATTTGCTATTCAGTAACTATAACAACCTA
This region includes:
- the LOC142607238 gene encoding uncharacterized protein LOC142607238, whose product is MAKLSLLLAFLIFFTPSLCCPEDQKQALLQFKSSLIKTTSSSSLESLLFELESWNSSSNCCNWDRVICSTGFHSRVVIGLYLDSLVFMQSMEPIVVASTVLTPLFRIRSLKLLDMSSNYIQGELPGNSFTNLSKLVYLDLKNNLFDGSIPSQVFHLRYLQYLDLSSNSFHGNLSGEVGSLQNLRVLKLDANFLGGNIPKEIGNMTKLQRLYFRSNNFFGEIPSSILDLKNLEELDLRDNFLSMEIPSFIGNLSNITTLALSNNKLTGKIPSSIQKLTKLETLQLENNFLSGEIPSWLFNIKGMKRLFLGGNYLTWNSNAKIVPKCMLSQLSMKSCGLSGEIPYWISKQKTLEFLDLSRNKLEGLFPQWLVEMEVGSIILSDNNFTGSLPPPLFRSRSLSVLSLSRNNFSGELPNNIGNASAIMILMLAGNHFSGKVPQSISNIYRLLLLDLSSNRFSGNLPDFSSNVLLGFIDFSSNEFSGEIPTKFSQETRILALGQNKFTGSFPRNLTSMSQLEHLDIHDNKIQGEFPEFISQISTLQVLNLRNTTLQGSIPDGISNLSSLRILDLSNNHLVGNIPTKFGNLIGMIETQEKFSSLPDIFSFSIEFNDLIVNWKKSKQGLSRHNLELYTFLDLSMNQLSGEIPASLGRLKGLKILNISHNVFFGKVPVTLGDLESVESLDLSHNKLSGIIPQSLVKLQQLSVLDVSNNEFTGKIPSGGQMDTMNDPNIFANNSDLCGMQIQVPCSKELPPMKPSKYESKKTWFLLEGLGFGYSTGFFVTVGILYLTGYFVPALAPNCRSQ